The nucleotide sequence GCTCACCAAGAGCAAAGAAGTTTTCAAGCCGCTGGATGGCAACAAGGTGCGCATGTACGTGTGCGGCATGACCGTGTACGACTACTGCCACATCGGGCATGGTCGCAGCATGGTTGCTTTCGACCTGGTGACCCGCTGGTTGCGTTTCAGCGGTTATGACCTGACGTATGTACGCAACATCACCGACATCGACGACAAGATCATCAACCGTGCCAACGAGAACGGCGAGTCGTTCGAGGCGTTGACCGAGCGCATGATCGTGGCGATGCACGAGGATGAGGCGCGCCTCAATATCCTCAAGCCGGACATGGAGCCGCGGGCCACCGATCATATCCCTGGCATGCACGCGATGATCCAGACCCTGATCGACAAGGGTTATGCCTACGCGCCGGGCAATGGCGACGTGTACTACCGCGTCGGCAAGTTCATGGGCTACGGCAAGCTGTCGCGCAAGAAGATCGAAGACCTGCGCATCGGCGCGCGGATCGAAGTCGGCGAGTCGAAACAGGACCCGCTGGATTTCGTCCTGTGGAAAGCCGCCAAGCCGGGCGAACCGAGCTGGGATTCGCCGTGGGGCAAGGGCCGTCCGGGCTGGCACATCGAATGCTCGGTGATGTCGACCTGCTGCCTGGGCGAGACCTTCGATATTCATGGCGGCGGCAGCGACCTGGAATTCCCGCACCACGAAAACGAGATCGCCCAGAGCGAAGCGGCCACCGGCAAGACCTACGCCAACGCGTGGATGCATTGCGGCATGATCCGGATCAACGGCGAGAAGATGTCCAAGTCCTTGAACAACTTCTTCACCATCCGCGACGTGCTCGACAAGTACCACCCCGAGGTGGTGCGTTATCTGTTGGTGTCGAGCCACTACCGCAGCGCCATCAACTATTCGGAAGACAACCTCAAGGACGCCAAGGGCGCCCTGGAGCGTTTCTACCATGCGTTGAAAGGCCTGCCGAATGTGCCGGCGGCGGGTGGCGAAGCGTTCGTGGCGCGGTTTACCGAGGTGATGAACGATGACTTCGGTACCCCGGAAGCCTGCGCGGTGCTGTTCGAAATGGTGCGCGAGATCAACCGCCTGCGTGAGAGCGATCTCACCGCGGCGGCGGGCCTGGCGGCACGCCTGAAGGAACTGGCCAGTGTCCTGGGTGTGTTGCAGCTCGAGGCGGACGACTTCCTCCAGGCCGGTGCCGAAGGTCGCGTGGACGCGGCCGAGGTCGAGGCCTTGATCCAGGCGCGCCTGACTGCACGGGCCAACAAGGACTGGGCCGAATCCGACCGCATCCGCGACCAGCTCACCGCCATGGGCGTGGTGCTGGAAGACGGGAAGGGCGGCACGACCTGGCGTCTGGCTGACTGATGCTTAACCTGTGGGAGCGAGCCTGCTCGCGATGGCGTCAGATCAGTCAACATCGTCGTTGAATGCTAAGCCGCTATCGCGAGCAGGCTCGCTCCCACAGAGGTCGGTGGTGAACCTCGATTCTGGGTTAACCCCGGGACAATGTGGGAGCGAGCCTGCTCGCGATGGCGTCGGATCAGTCAACATCTTTGTTGAATGCTGAACCGCTTTCGCGAGCAGGCTCGCTCCCACAGAGGTCGGTGGTGAACCTCGATTCTGGGTTAACCCCGGGACAATGTGGGAGCGAGCTTGCTCGCGATGGCGTCGGATCAGTCAACATCTTTGTTGAATGCTGAACCGCTATCGCGAGCAAGCCCGCTCCCGCATTTTTTTGTGCCCTGTCTGCCGATCCTTCTTTTATGAGCTAGTACTGTCAGGTCGATTCGACGTTCTCTCTGACAGGTGCCTTCCATGTTGGCTCATTGGTCTCTCGCGGCAATTCATCTCCTGGCTTTCGCCCTCGGTTTCTGGGCGGTGCTCACCCGCGGCACGGCGCTGCGACGCCTGGCCGGCGGCGCGGATGCGGTTCGAAATGTATTGATGGCGGATAACGTGTGGGGCCTGTCGGCCCTGGTCCTGCTGGTGACCGGTGGGATGCGTGCCTTCGGCGGCTATGAAAAAGGCTCGGACTATTACCTGCATCAGCCTTTGTTTCACCTGAAGATGACCTTGTTCCTGCTGATCCTGCTGCTCGAACTCGCGCCGATGATCACCCTGATCAAATGGCGGATGGCACTGGGCAAAGGAGCGACGATCGATGCTTCAAGGGCCGGCCGGTTTGCCCGGATCAGCCACATCGAAGCCTTGCTGCTGGTACTGATGGTGATCGCCGCCACCGGCATGGCCCGTGGTGTGAGCTTGGGCTGACCGACACGAACACCCGCTTCATCGCCATTAAAACGAAACGTCCGACAGCCATGCTACGAGTCATGGCATTAATATCGGTTTCACGGGCTGGACAGAAAAAGCAGAGGCGGGGGGAAGCGGGGGGAAAAGGCGCGGACGGCCTGAATCTTTAGCCAGCCACTGCGATGATGCAAACGGGCTGGCTACGGACTGCTGCAAGGCTCAGGGAGTTTGCGGCTTGTCGGGGGCGGTAAGGCCCGCCTGAATACGCTGATAGATCTCTTCGCGATGCACCGCAACGTTTTTCGGGGCATTGATGCCGATCCGGACCTGTTGGCCGCTAACGCCCAGAATGGTGATCGTGATGTCGTCACCAATGTTTATGCTTTCACCGACTTTGCGGGTGAGTATCAGCATGGTGTTCTCCTTGATTGCTTTATTAGGGCACCTGATTCAGACAGTGCAGATGTCGGTACTGCTTATAGATTAGTGCTAAGTGTCACAATGTGGGTGCCTCTTTCTGACGTGCAGACGCAGCATTAATTCCCAGGGTGCGACTATACAGAGAGACCGGCCAGGATTCTCGTGTTTTGCGTACTGTTTGCGGGGTTCCTGGTGGATGTGAGTGCTAAAATCCCTCCCTCATGTCTTCCAGAGGAAACGTTGTGCGCAAATTGGCTTGGGTTATTGCGGTATTCATGCTGGCTGGGTGCGGTGAGGGGCGTGATGCCGAGGCGCCGAAGCCGAAACCCGCCGCGACCTCCGCGCCGTCTGCCGCTGCTGCGCCGCAATGGGCTGTCGAGGTTCGAGGCGAGACCCCGCAAGCGATCAGCGATCTGACCGGGTGGCTCATCGAGCACAGCTTCATGTCGACCGTAGTGCGGGAAAATGGCAAGGAGCGGGTGCTGGTCGGTCCTCTCGCTTCCCGAGCCGAAGCCGAGGCCAAGCAGGAGCAGGTCACTGCCGCCCTGGTCCGGGCCAAGAAGCGCAACATCGAGACCCAGGTGGTGGATTTCCCGACGGCTCAATGATCGGATAGAACAAACCCTGTGGGAGCGAGCCTGCTCGCGATAGCGGTATGTCAGTTACTTCTGCATCGACTGATTCACCGCTCTCGCGAGCAGGCTCGCTCCCACAGTTGCTTTGTGCGGTTCACAAATGCGCGGTCAGCCGCAGGCTTTCAGGTCCACCGGGCCGACGAACTCGTTCCCACGTCCCATAACACAGGCCACGCTCTGGTTGCGCTGGCGCTCCCAGCTTTCCACCGGATAGGTCTTGTCCCAGGCTTCGTACAGGCGCCGGTCCTGTTTCGAAAGCTGCAGGCCATATTGCTTGCTCATGTAGAAATACGTTCGGGCGATCATGCCCCGGATGGAAGGGCGGGGCATGACTTTCTTGGCCTTGAAGTCCACCTGGGTCAGGCATGAGCCGTATTGGCCCTTCTGCACCGGCAGCCAGCCGAAGCTGAAATTGTTCCGATCGCCATTCACTTCCCCGATGCTGGGCACCAGATTGTGAAGGTCGGCCTCGGCCCGTTGATAGACCGGGTCGTAGCGGGTGCAGTTCTTGCGTCCGCCCTGTTGCCAGCATTGGCGCTGATGACCGATCTGCCACGCCGGAACGATATGTTCCCATTCGATACGGGCGGCGCGACTGGCGTTCTTGCGCGGTACATAACCGCAGGCCTCCAGGTTCACGCGATTGCCGGTGTACTTGCAGCCGCAATAGAACTCAGTGGATTGCGGGGCGTAGAGTTTCCAGGCGATTTTCTTGGCTTCATTGAAGGTGCGGGGTGCCCCGGCCTGGGCGCCTGTGGCGATGAGCACAAGCAGTAAAGCAACGCAGCGGACATTCATCGGGCTCAATCTTCCTTCGGCACAACCCAGAAAACCTGCACACCACCATCGTCGCGATAGGCGAGGGTCACGTTGTCGTTCTCGTCGATTTCTTCCAGCAGGCGCTCCCATTCCTCCATCGGCTCGTCGGGAAGGCGAAAGATCAGGGCGGCCTTGGCCTTTTGTGCGGTAGGGGCGTTGATGATTTTCGAGACCCGCAGGCCGAGTTTTGTATAGGAATCTAAGGGGGTAGTTGCAGCGGAGGGCGTGGCCACAGGATTATCCTTATTAAGCTGTACGTGCATACAGTATTTAACCGTAGGCATTTACGCAACTGCTTAAAATTCAAGAAAATCGTCTGACAGCGCTTTTGACGTTTTAGTGTAGGAAAAAAATGTTTATTTATCGTTGCGACTGAAAAAGCTGACAGCCGTGACTTCAGCTACTCTGTGCAGCGCGAGCGTCAGGCGGGACGGCTTGGCCTGGGACCTGCGAATGCAATCGCAACGTTGACAAATCTCCAAAGCCTTACCATAGTTCACTTCACGCAAACGTTTGCGCGGCGTTCCGTGCACTGATTTGCTCACAATAATCATAAGATCGGAGTGAACCCATGAAGTTGCCATTCGCTGGACGCCTTCTCGCTGTCGCCATGCTCGCGGCCGCATCCACTGCGTTGCCGTTCTCCTCGGCATTCGCCCAGACCGCTGAAAAACCCAAGGTCGCCCTGGTCATGAAATCCCTGGCCAACGAATTCTTCCTGACCATGGAAGACGGCGCCAAGGCCTATCAGAAGGAACACTCCGCCGATTTCGACCTGATCTCCAACGGGATCAAGGATGAAACCGACACCGCCAACCAGATCCGCATTGTCGAGCAGATGATCGTGTCCAAGGTCGACGCCCTGATCATCGCGCCCGCCGATTCCAAGGCGATGGTGCCGGTGATCAAGAAAGCTGTCGACGCCGGTATCACGGTGATCAACATCGACAACCAGCTCGATCCAGCTGTGGTCAAGAGCAAGAACATCAACGTACCGTTCGTAGGCCCGGACAACCGCAAGGGCGCACGCCTGGTCGGTGAATACCTGGCCAAGCAGCTCAAGGCCGGTGACGAAGTCGGCATCATCGAAGGCGTGTCCACCACCACCAACGCTCAGGCGCGCACTGCTGGTTTCAAGGATGCGATGGAAGCGGCGCAGGTCAAGGTCGTGTCCCTGCAATCGGGTGACTGGGAAATCAACAAGGGCAACCAGGTGGCCGCGTCGATGCTCAGCGAATACCCGAACATCAAGGCGCTGCTGGCCGGCAACGACAGCATGGCCGTGGGTGCGGTATCCGCCGTGCGCGCTGCGGGCAAGGCCGGCAAGGTGCAAGTGGTCGGTTACGACAACATCAATGCCATCAAGCCTATGCTCAAGGACGGTCGTGTCCTGGCGACCGCCGACCAGTTTGCTGCCAAGCAGGCGGTCTTCGGTATCGAGACAGCCCTGAAAATGCTCAAGGGCGAGAAAGTCGACAGCGGTGCCAACGGCGTGATCGAAACGCCGGTCGAGCTGGTTACGAAGTAATCATCCTGGCGAAGTAGTGGTGCTCGCCCATCCGGGCGAGCGCATGGAGAGTTTTTATGTCCGTTTTCGACCCGAACGCTGTCTTGACTGTCAGCGGCATCGGCAAGACCTATGCCCAGCCTGTACTGACCGACATCGACCTGACGTTGATGCGCGGTGAAGTGTTGGCGCTGACCGGTGAAAATGGTGCCGGTAAAAGTACCCTGTCCAAGATCATCGGTGGACTGGTGACACCGACGACCGGGCAGATGCAATTCCAGGGGCAGGACTATCGCCCCGGCAGCCGTACCCAGGCCGAAGAGCTGGGTGTGCGAATGGTGATGCAGGAGCTCAACCTGCTGCCGACCCTGTCCGTGGCCGAAAACCTGTTTCTCGACAACCTGCCCAGCCGCGGTGGCTGGATCAGCCGCAAGCAGTTGCGCAAGGCCGCTATTGAAGCCATGGCCCAGGTGGGGCTCGACGCAATCGACCCCGACACCCTGGTCGGTGAGCTGGGCATCGGTCACCAGCAGATGGTCGAGATTGCCCGTAACCTGATTGGTGACTGCCATGTGCTGATCCTCGACGAGCCGACCGCCATGCTGACGGCGCGCGAGGTCGAGATGCTGTTCGAACAGATCACCCGCCTGCAGGCCCGGGGCGTTTCGATCATCTACATTTCCCATCGTCTCGAAGAACTGGCGCGGGTGGCCCAGCGCATTGCGGTGCTGCGTGACGGCAACCTGGTCTGTGTCGAGCCGATGGCCAACTATAACAGCGAGCAACTGGTGACCCTGATGGTCGGCCGGGAGCTGGGCGAGCACATCGACCTGGGTCCACGGCAGATCGGCGCGCCGGCACTGACCGTCAAGGGCCTGAGCCGATCCGACAAGGTCCGCGACGTGTCCTTCGAAGTGCGCAGTGGCGAGATCTTTGGCATCTCCGGCCTGATCGGGGCAGGGCGCACCGAACTGCTGCGGCTGATCTTCGGCGCCGACGCGGCCGACAGCGGCACCGTGGCGTTGGGTTCGCCAGCCACCGTCGCCAATATCCGTTCGCCGGCCGATGCGGTGGCCCATGGCATTGCCCTGATCACCGAGGACCGCAAGGGCGAGGGCCTGTTGCTGACCCAATCGATTGCCGCCAACATCGCCTTGGGTAACATGCCGGAGATTTCCAGTGCCGGGATCGTCAATGGCGGCGACGAACTGTCCCTGGCTCGGCGGCAGATCGATGCCATGCGCATCCGCAGTTCCAGCCCGACACAATTGGTCTCCGAGCTGTCGGGTGGCAATCAGCAGAAGGTGGTGATTGGCCGCTGGCTCGAACGGGATTGCTCGGTGCTGTTGTTCGACGAGCCGACCCGTGGTATCGACGTCGGCGCGAAGTTCGACATCTATGCACTGCTCGGCGAATTGACCCGCCAGGGCAAGGCACTGGTCGTGGTGTCCAGCGACCTGCGGGAGCTGATGCTGATCTGTGACCGGATCGGCGTGCTGTCCGCCGGACGCCTGATCGACACTTTCGAGCGCGACAGCTGGACCCAGGATGATTTGCTTGCCGCCGCATTTGCCGGCTACCAGAAACGTGACGCGTTGCTCAATGAAGCGGCGCCTAGGGAATTTTCATGAAAACCGCATCTGCCGTGGGCAAGCCGAGTGGCAACTTTTATGGCCTCGGCACCTATCTGGGCCTGGCCGGCGCGCTGCTGGCCATGGTCGCGCTGTTCTCGGTCCTGAGCAGCCACTTCCTCTCCTATGACACCTTCAGCACCCTGGCGAACCAGATTCCTGACCTCATGGTGCTGGCGGTCGGCATGACGTTCATCCTGATCATCGGCGGCATCGACCTGTCGGTGGGCTCGGTGCTGGCGCTGGCGGCATCGACCGTCAGCGTCGCGGTGCTCGGTTGGGGTTGGAGCGTCTGGCCATCGGCGTTGCTGGGCATGGCCGTGGCGGCGCTGGCGGGGACCGTGACCGGTTCGATTACCGTGGCGTGGCGGATTCCATCGTTCATCGTCTCCCTTGGCGTGCTGGAAATGGCCCGCGGCCTCGCGTACCAGATGACCGGCTCCCGGACAGCTTATATCGGCGATTCCTTTGCCTGGCTGTCCAATCCGATTGCGTTCGGTATTTCGCCGTCATTCATCATTGCCTTGCTGGTGATCTTCATTGCCCAGGCCGTTTTGACCCGCACGGTGTTCGGCCGCTACCTGATCGGCATCGGCACCAATGAAGAAGCGGTGCGCCTGGCCGGCATCAATCCGAAACCCTACAAGATCCTGGTATTCAGCCTGATGGGCTTGCTGGCCGGTGTGGCGGCGCTGTTCCAGATTTCCCGGCTGGAGGCGGCAGACCCGAATGCGGGCTCGGGGCTTGAGCTGCAAGTCATTGCCGCCGTGGTGATCGGTGGGACCAGCCTGATGGGTGGGCGCGGTTCGGTCATCAGCACCTTCTTTGGCGTGTTGATCATCTCCGTGTTGGCGGCGGGCCTGGCGCAGATCGGCGCTACCGAACCGACCAAGCGCATCATTACCGGTGCGGTGATCGTGGTCGCGGTGGTGCTGGATACCTACCGCAGCCAGCGCGCCAGTCGGCCGGCCTGAACCATGGCGACCATCAAGGATGTAGCGGCGCTCGCGGGGATTTCCTATACCACTGTGTCCCATGTGGTGAACAAGACCCGGCCGGTCAGCGAAGAAGTACGACTCAAGGTCGAGGCGGCGATCAAGCGTCTCGACTATGTGCCCAGCGCGGTGGCCCGTTCGCTCAAGGCCAAGACCACGGCGACCATCGGCCTGCTGGTGCCCAACAGCCTCAACCCGTACTTTGCCGAGCTGGCCCGGGGGATCGAGGATTACTGCGAGCGCAATGGTTACTGCGTGATCCTGTGCAACTCCGACGACAACCCGGACAAGCAGCGCAGTTACCTGCGGGTGCTGCTGGAAAAACGCATTGACGGCCTGATCGTCGCCTCCGCCGGTGGCGACGTCGGCCTGGCGCAGGGGCTGGCCGGCGTGCGCACGCCCATGGTCATCGTCGACCGTGGGCTTGATGGCGTCGATGCGGACCTGGTGCGCATCGATCACGAGTACGGCGCGTACCTGGCAACCCGACACCTGCTGGAGCTGGGGCACCGCGATATCGCCTTTATCGGTGGGCCGGCGGACACCAGTGTGGCGCAGATGCGTCTGGCCGGTTACTGCCGTGCGCTGAAAGAGGCGGGGATCGAATTGCCCGTCGAGCGCATGCTTGAGAGCGATTTCACCAGCACGGGCGGCTACCGCGCTGCGGCCGAGTTGCTTGAAGACCAGCCTCCCAGTGCGATTTTTGCGGCCAACGACATGATCGGCATCGGTGTGCTGCGAGCCGCCGCCGAGCGCAATGTGCGGGTGCCCAGCGAACTGTCGGTCATCGGTTTTGACGACATCCAGATGAGTCGCTATGTCTACCCGGCGCTGACCACGGTGGGGCAATCGATCCTGCAACTGGGCGAGATGGCGGCAGAAGTGTTGTTGCGGCGGATCGCCACGCCCGGGCTTGTCACCGATCAACGGATCGTGACGCCCAGCATTGTCTTGCGAGAGTCGACCGCGCCGCTGTCCGGTGCCTTCGCCCAATACCGCTGAACCGAATGGAATGAGTAGTGACGTATGTCTGCAAAAGTAGTGGTAATAGGCAGCCTGAACATGGACCTGGTGACCCGTGCGCCGCGTTTGCCCCGGGGCGGTGAAACGCTGATCGGCGAGTCGTTCTCCACCATTGCGGGAGGCAAGGGTGCCAACCAGGCGGTGGCCGCCGCGCGCCTGGGGGCTCAGGTTTCCATGGTCGGTTGTGTGGGCAGCGATGCCTATGGCCAGGAGTTGCGAGGCGCGCTGCTGGCCGAGGGCATCGATTGCCAGGCCGTCAGCGTCGTGGAGGGGGCCAGCGGCGTGGCGCTGATCGTGGTCGATGACAACAGCCAGAATGCGATTGTCATCGTCGCCGGTGCCAATGGCGTGCTGACGCCCGAGGTCCTGGACGGTTTCGACAAGGTGCTGCAAGGCGCCGATGTCATCATCTGCCAGCTTGAAGTGCCGGATGCCACGGTTGGCCATGCACTCAAGCGCGGCCGCGAGCTGGGCAAGATCGTCATCCTCAACCCGGCGCCGGCTTCCCGTGCGCTGCCGGCCGACTGGTACGCGTGTGTCGACTACCTGATTCCCAATGAAAGCGAAGCCGCCATGCTGAGCGGGCTGGCGGTGGACTCCCTGGAAACCGCCGAAGCTGCCGCGGCGCAGTTGATCGCCGCCGGCGCCGGCAAGGTCATCGTGACCCTGGGCGCCCAGGGGCTGATGTTCGCCAACGGCTCGAGCTTCGAACACTTCCCGGCGCCACGGGTCAAGGCTGTGGACACCACGGCGGCGGGGGATACCTTTGTCGGCGGCTTCGCGGCGGCCCTGGCCAACGGTAAAAGTGAGGTCGACGCGATCCGTTTCGGTCAGGTCGCCGCAGGGTTGTCGGTCACCCGCGTCGGGGCGCAGCCCTCCATTCCCACTTTGTCGGAAGTACAGGCTTTCAAATCATGAAAAAGACTCCCTTGTTGAATGTGGCGCTCTCGCGACTGATCGCCTCCCTCGGTCATGGCGATAAGGTGGTCATTGGCGACGCCGGGCTGCCGGTACCTCCCGGGGTCGAGTTGATCGACCTGGCCTTGACCCACGGCATTCCCGATTTCGTCAGTACCCTGAAAGTGGTGCTCAGTGAAATGCAGGTGGAAAGCCATGTGCTGGCCACGGAAATCTTCGATAAACAGCCGACGGCCCTGTCGACCCTCGAGTCGTTGCAGGCCGAAGGTGCAATGGGGGCGCGGGAGTTGGTCAGCCATGAGCAATTCAAGGTCCTCAGCCGACAAGCTCGAGCGATTATTCGCACAGGAGAATGCTCTCCGTACTGCAACGTTGTGCTGATTGCTGGAGTAACCTTCTAAAACCCCGCACAAGGAGTGCGCCATGCACCGCTATGCTCAGAAAATGCATCAACTGTTCCGGAGTCTGCTGCTGTTGTCACTGATCACCGCTACGAGCGCCCAGGCGGCGGAAAAAATCGATCTGATCATCGACACCGACCCGGGGGCCGATGACGTGGTCGCCTTGTTGTTCGCCCTGGCATCCCCTGAAGAACTGCAGATCCGCGCGCTGACCACTGTCGCCGGCAATGTGCGCCTGGACAAGACCTCGCGCAATGCTCGCCTGGCCCGGGAGTGGGCAGGGCGAGAAGAGGTGCCGGTGTACGCCGGTGCGCCGAAGCCGATGATGCGCACACCGATCTATGCGGAAAACATCCATGGCAAGGAAGGCCTGTCGGGTGTCACCGTGCATGAGCCGAAAAAGGGCCTGGCCAAGGGCAACGCCGTCAACTACCTGATCGACACCCTCAAGTCCGCCAAGCCCCACAGCATCACCATTGCCATGCTCGGTCCGCAGACCAACCTGGCCCTGGCGCTGATCCAGGAGCCGGACATCGTCCAGGGCATCAAGGAAGTGGTGATCATGGGTGGCGCGCACTTCAATGGCGGGAACATCACGCCGGTGGCCGAATTCAATCTGTTCGCCGACCCACAGGCGGCCGAGGTGGTCGCCAAAAGTGGTGTGAAACTGACCTACCTGCCGTTGGACGTGACCCACAAGATCCTCACCAGCGAAGCTCGCCTGAAGCAGATCGCGGCCGTGAA is from Pseudomonas sp. B21-056 and encodes:
- a CDS encoding ABC transporter permease; the protein is MKTASAVGKPSGNFYGLGTYLGLAGALLAMVALFSVLSSHFLSYDTFSTLANQIPDLMVLAVGMTFILIIGGIDLSVGSVLALAASTVSVAVLGWGWSVWPSALLGMAVAALAGTVTGSITVAWRIPSFIVSLGVLEMARGLAYQMTGSRTAYIGDSFAWLSNPIAFGISPSFIIALLVIFIAQAVLTRTVFGRYLIGIGTNEEAVRLAGINPKPYKILVFSLMGLLAGVAALFQISRLEAADPNAGSGLELQVIAAVVIGGTSLMGGRGSVISTFFGVLIISVLAAGLAQIGATEPTKRIITGAVIVVAVVLDTYRSQRASRPA
- the rbsK gene encoding ribokinase; the protein is MSAKVVVIGSLNMDLVTRAPRLPRGGETLIGESFSTIAGGKGANQAVAAARLGAQVSMVGCVGSDAYGQELRGALLAEGIDCQAVSVVEGASGVALIVVDDNSQNAIVIVAGANGVLTPEVLDGFDKVLQGADVIICQLEVPDATVGHALKRGRELGKIVILNPAPASRALPADWYACVDYLIPNESEAAMLSGLAVDSLETAEAAAAQLIAAGAGKVIVTLGAQGLMFANGSSFEHFPAPRVKAVDTTAAGDTFVGGFAAALANGKSEVDAIRFGQVAAGLSVTRVGAQPSIPTLSEVQAFKS
- the cysS gene encoding cysteine--tRNA ligase; its protein translation is MLTIYNTLTKSKEVFKPLDGNKVRMYVCGMTVYDYCHIGHGRSMVAFDLVTRWLRFSGYDLTYVRNITDIDDKIINRANENGESFEALTERMIVAMHEDEARLNILKPDMEPRATDHIPGMHAMIQTLIDKGYAYAPGNGDVYYRVGKFMGYGKLSRKKIEDLRIGARIEVGESKQDPLDFVLWKAAKPGEPSWDSPWGKGRPGWHIECSVMSTCCLGETFDIHGGGSDLEFPHHENEIAQSEAATGKTYANAWMHCGMIRINGEKMSKSLNNFFTIRDVLDKYHPEVVRYLLVSSHYRSAINYSEDNLKDAKGALERFYHALKGLPNVPAAGGEAFVARFTEVMNDDFGTPEACAVLFEMVREINRLRESDLTAAAGLAARLKELASVLGVLQLEADDFLQAGAEGRVDAAEVEALIQARLTARANKDWAESDRIRDQLTAMGVVLEDGKGGTTWRLAD
- a CDS encoding nucleoside hydrolase, whose product is MHRYAQKMHQLFRSLLLLSLITATSAQAAEKIDLIIDTDPGADDVVALLFALASPEELQIRALTTVAGNVRLDKTSRNARLAREWAGREEVPVYAGAPKPMMRTPIYAENIHGKEGLSGVTVHEPKKGLAKGNAVNYLIDTLKSAKPHSITIAMLGPQTNLALALIQEPDIVQGIKEVVIMGGAHFNGGNITPVAEFNLFADPQAAEVVAKSGVKLTYLPLDVTHKILTSEARLKQIAAVNNNASKLVGDILNEYVKGDMEHYGMSGGPVHDATVIAYLLKPQLFTGRSVNVVVDSREGPTFGQTIVDWYDGLKAPKNAFWVENGDAQGFFDLLTERLARLK
- a CDS encoding endonuclease I family protein; amino-acid sequence: MNVRCVALLLVLIATGAQAGAPRTFNEAKKIAWKLYAPQSTEFYCGCKYTGNRVNLEACGYVPRKNASRAARIEWEHIVPAWQIGHQRQCWQQGGRKNCTRYDPVYQRAEADLHNLVPSIGEVNGDRNNFSFGWLPVQKGQYGSCLTQVDFKAKKVMPRPSIRGMIARTYFYMSKQYGLQLSKQDRRLYEAWDKTYPVESWERQRNQSVACVMGRGNEFVGPVDLKACG
- the csrA gene encoding carbon storage regulator CsrA, which encodes MLILTRKVGESINIGDDITITILGVSGQQVRIGINAPKNVAVHREEIYQRIQAGLTAPDKPQTP
- a CDS encoding DUF1654 domain-containing protein, with the translated sequence MPTVKYCMHVQLNKDNPVATPSAATTPLDSYTKLGLRVSKIINAPTAQKAKAALIFRLPDEPMEEWERLLEEIDENDNVTLAYRDDGGVQVFWVVPKED
- a CDS encoding DUF2214 family protein; this encodes MLAHWSLAAIHLLAFALGFWAVLTRGTALRRLAGGADAVRNVLMADNVWGLSALVLLVTGGMRAFGGYEKGSDYYLHQPLFHLKMTLFLLILLLELAPMITLIKWRMALGKGATIDASRAGRFARISHIEALLLVLMVIAATGMARGVSLG
- a CDS encoding sugar ABC transporter ATP-binding protein — translated: MSVFDPNAVLTVSGIGKTYAQPVLTDIDLTLMRGEVLALTGENGAGKSTLSKIIGGLVTPTTGQMQFQGQDYRPGSRTQAEELGVRMVMQELNLLPTLSVAENLFLDNLPSRGGWISRKQLRKAAIEAMAQVGLDAIDPDTLVGELGIGHQQMVEIARNLIGDCHVLILDEPTAMLTAREVEMLFEQITRLQARGVSIIYISHRLEELARVAQRIAVLRDGNLVCVEPMANYNSEQLVTLMVGRELGEHIDLGPRQIGAPALTVKGLSRSDKVRDVSFEVRSGEIFGISGLIGAGRTELLRLIFGADAADSGTVALGSPATVANIRSPADAVAHGIALITEDRKGEGLLLTQSIAANIALGNMPEISSAGIVNGGDELSLARRQIDAMRIRSSSPTQLVSELSGGNQQKVVIGRWLERDCSVLLFDEPTRGIDVGAKFDIYALLGELTRQGKALVVVSSDLRELMLICDRIGVLSAGRLIDTFERDSWTQDDLLAAAFAGYQKRDALLNEAAPREFS
- a CDS encoding SPOR domain-containing protein, coding for MRKLAWVIAVFMLAGCGEGRDAEAPKPKPAATSAPSAAAAPQWAVEVRGETPQAISDLTGWLIEHSFMSTVVRENGKERVLVGPLASRAEAEAKQEQVTAALVRAKKRNIETQVVDFPTAQ
- a CDS encoding sugar ABC transporter substrate-binding protein — protein: MKLPFAGRLLAVAMLAAASTALPFSSAFAQTAEKPKVALVMKSLANEFFLTMEDGAKAYQKEHSADFDLISNGIKDETDTANQIRIVEQMIVSKVDALIIAPADSKAMVPVIKKAVDAGITVINIDNQLDPAVVKSKNINVPFVGPDNRKGARLVGEYLAKQLKAGDEVGIIEGVSTTTNAQARTAGFKDAMEAAQVKVVSLQSGDWEINKGNQVAASMLSEYPNIKALLAGNDSMAVGAVSAVRAAGKAGKVQVVGYDNINAIKPMLKDGRVLATADQFAAKQAVFGIETALKMLKGEKVDSGANGVIETPVELVTK
- the rbsD gene encoding D-ribose pyranase, which encodes MKKTPLLNVALSRLIASLGHGDKVVIGDAGLPVPPGVELIDLALTHGIPDFVSTLKVVLSEMQVESHVLATEIFDKQPTALSTLESLQAEGAMGARELVSHEQFKVLSRQARAIIRTGECSPYCNVVLIAGVTF
- a CDS encoding LacI family DNA-binding transcriptional regulator codes for the protein MATIKDVAALAGISYTTVSHVVNKTRPVSEEVRLKVEAAIKRLDYVPSAVARSLKAKTTATIGLLVPNSLNPYFAELARGIEDYCERNGYCVILCNSDDNPDKQRSYLRVLLEKRIDGLIVASAGGDVGLAQGLAGVRTPMVIVDRGLDGVDADLVRIDHEYGAYLATRHLLELGHRDIAFIGGPADTSVAQMRLAGYCRALKEAGIELPVERMLESDFTSTGGYRAAAELLEDQPPSAIFAANDMIGIGVLRAAAERNVRVPSELSVIGFDDIQMSRYVYPALTTVGQSILQLGEMAAEVLLRRIATPGLVTDQRIVTPSIVLRESTAPLSGAFAQYR